The sequence below is a genomic window from Triticum aestivum cultivar Chinese Spring unplaced genomic scaffold, IWGSC CS RefSeq v2.1 scaffold194749, whole genome shotgun sequence.
ATTTTGTAGGAAAGTGAAGCACAAATACTTGGGGTACTCAACTATATCGGTGCTAAAAGGGGCATTTCTCTCCAGGGTTTCTTGAGTGAATATGATACTGACCAAGCAAGACAGGATGAAGTACATTTCTTGAGTCAAATGAAAGAGGGGACTCAAAGTCGTTGTATTTGCTCCGTCCTAATTGCAACCGTGACGTTTGGTGCAATGTTCACCATGCCTGGAGGTTATAGAGCTGAGGATCACACTCATGCAGGGTCACCAATTCTTGGTGGAACATTTGGTTTTGGTATATTCTTCATGGCCAACACGCTTGCCTTTGTTTTCTCGATCACAGCTACAATTTTTCTCATGTTTTCTGGAGATCCAACGGTACCCCTTGGGATCCGGAAAGTGCTATTTCGAAGGTCCATCCCCATCATATTGATTTCGGTATTGAGCATGACGCTTGCCTTCGCATTTGCTGCAGTTATCATGTTAGCTCCAGTTGCTCCTATGTCTGCATGTGCAGTACCCCTCAGCATTATTCTTGTAATGGGGTATAACTGTTGGGAAGTAGCAGTCAGGTATATTTCTCTGTTCACAGCACTCTGTAAGAGAAAGGGGATATGGTACGGGATAGTCTGGGCATCCCCATTTGCAGCTGTATTATTATCGTCCCTTACCATTGGTCTACTGTCGGTCTTTGTCCTTCCCCGGATGTATCATACTGGTGGCAAAGTGGAACCACCGGCACAACCACCGACACCATTTGCTTGAAGAGGGTCAAATAGGCCTATATTACATACATATTTACATACTATCTCTTGTAACAGTGGCTGTTCTCACACTACCAGTGGGAGAATTAGACATTTCTTCTTACAACAGTTTATGTTCTTGTACCAGTGTAAACAACGATTGATGTATTTGCCTGCAACTCATTTTGTCCCGTCTTTAAAAATACAAGGTTAAAGCTTTGAATAAACTCACAAAaattacgaaccgggacagatttTACATGTCCAAACCAGTGTTACAGCAACAGTCCTCTAGTGACGATGCATGATCTATCAAGTTAACTGACGGTTATGTATGACATTTGAAGAAACACCCATCAACATGGGTTGCAACAGATTCGGATTGAAGCCAGAGCAGAGCTGCAACCACACCGCTGTTTGCAACTCCTACGCGGGCGTGTCAGCTCACTGTCTCCGCTTGAGTCCTGTCTTTGCCGTTTCTCTTGCGCTTCCtatccctcttcctcttcgcctcGCCATCGGCCTTCGGACCCTGAAGGGAACATGTACTCATTAGTGCTCGTGCTTGTCAGATACATGTGCTTCCGGTGTAGAGTCATGCACATCCCAGTACAACTGAAATCAGGAGCTACAGCACAACAAAAAATGTGCAATGGGCTTCAGTAGCCTATCCAAGATTCAAGTTGTTGCATTATCTCTTATAAATCCTACTCTCAGTTCTACACCTCAATATAAGCCATGCAACTCCAAGCTTGCAGTTGAAACATTGCATTAGGCACATATAATCTGCATGTTTCAAGTATCACATACAGCTTACAGATGTAAATGCTGTCTAGCAATGATTAATTACCTGATTTTGAGCAGCTGACGGTTGGGGCTTTGGTTTCTTTTTCTTGCAGGAGAGTGGGTTTGGGCCCTGCAGAAGGACACAAATCAGCATCTCATAACTCCAAATATTAGTAATGCCCACTAAACGTGCATATGACGAATATCCTGAAAAACAGTTTATGCACATATTACCTTTGCTCTGTTCCTTTTAAACTTGCTTTTCTCCGCCACTCCATGTGTGCTTCCATCAACAGATGCCTTTCCTTCCGATGACGCCTTCAATAGCTTCTTAAATTCTGATTTTTCCATATGAATACGCTTCTCCCCATCCAACTGAGCAAACTTACGTTGCTGCATGGATGGTTGCTCAATAAACAGGGAGTTCTTCAGACCGTATATCACAGGAACACAAGGAACCTAGAGAAAAGTAAAATATGCATGAAGACACTGCTGCACGAAAAGTTGATAAGATAATATGGAAAAATAGATTTGTTTATGTTGTTTCCGTTAGATAGATGATATGATACTTGTCGGTTGTATTAATGTCCCTGAGCAAATTCTTGCACAAATAAAATCCAGGTGATAACACGGTAAAAGTAGAATGCTACAAAAGCATAGCAAATCTTCATACCTCTCGCAGCTTTGCCCGGAGACCAGAATCCTGGGTGGCGACAAAGTAGTTCTCCGGATTCTTATCACCAACCAGGGACAGGATACAGTCCACAGCACTGACCACTTTGTCATGCTCGCAACTGAAGATACAAATAAAATTCCAGAGGACAAACAATCAGCGCCTCCGCAAGTCACAATACTGCAAAACTATCCTCACTGAATGTAGTAGTACTATGAATACACTCAACACATCAACAGAAGTCtctctcaaaaaagaaaaacacaTCAGCAGAAGTCAATTGAACAATCCGTGTTTCAAACACCGGTAAAGCTACCCTTCTTGAAGGACTGAACGTAGTAGTAGTACTTCATACAAACTGAAAGAACAAAACCAATGTGCACAATTCTGGTACACGTTTTTCAGTTTGGCCATGAAGGTTCCTAGTTGGAAAATGGAACCAAGCTAACCAATGTGATCTGATTCCAATATATTATTTGCAGTTGGTAATATCGGAGGCAAACAAAACAGTGCCAGTTTACAGGATAAGCACAAGGAGGGACGTTCCAATTAACCAACAATTCAAATTGCATCTAGGTTTTCAGACAGCCCAAACCCAGATTGGCTCTAATTCTATGGGGTAACTAATACAGTACGATAGAACAGAGTGATTCATATTCGAAATTGCATCAACGACCAATGCAATTTCATACTAGAATTCCAAGACTGTAAATAAAATAGATAAAAAACAGGCGGATGCGGTCTTGTAAACGCTATGTTTGTGCAGCTGCCTGACTCACTTTTCAAGGAACATCTAGCACCACCAAGTTTGCCGACTGCACTTGTAACGATCTCCGGTGGTATTTTGTGCGCTGCAGAGGTGGAGATAGAGGTCGCAAAGATAGCCTCGGTTCAGTCATCATGGAAGTGGGAAGCCATGCCGCATGGAGACAATGCTTACCTAGTTTGTTTCCCGTCCCTCGAGATTTTGAAACGTGTAGCTGCTTTTGAGTATAATGTCAAATCTCACGACGTGAAGGTGTCTTTCAGTGAATGGATAGCTGAGGAGGGCACGTCTGTTCTTCCTTTGCAGCCTGTATGGGTTCACGTCACTGGCGTTCCACCACCTCTCCGCCATTTCCTTGGTTTGTGGGCAGTTGGATCAGTTATAGGAAATTGTTGGCGCCGCTTCTCGCGGCGCCgctcttcttctacctcttgccTCACACAAGGAgacgcgtcgggcgcgtcgggaccgCGGGAGTGGACCGCGTCGAGGCGCTAGACCTGGTTGCGCAGATCACGTATGTGCGCGGCGGGAGCGCGGGCCGGGAGCGCGGGGACGTGGGGAGTGCACGCGAAGGGCACGACGGTCGCGGAGACGAGGAGGTTGCgaaggacctgcgtggtggcgcagaggTCGCGACGGCTTGGGGCGACAACCGTGGAAGGTGCGTGACACGTAGGCGCGGCGTGGCGGCTGCCttggcggacgcggaggcggcatgcggtgagcgtctggtgctgtcgggctcgtcgggcgcgtcggatgCGCGTGAGACGTGCGGGACGCAGAGGGACGCCAGGCGTGTGTCACCGGcggaggaggagctcggcttgtgtcGCCGGAGTCGTGATGGAGCACGGTACGACCGGCGTCGTTGCGCCAGGTCGGGTCCGCGGGCTGGGTCACACtcatgacgacgacaacgacggaaGCTGCAACAACTCCGGCGACGACAAATCAAGATTATGGGGAGACTGTTAGGCATAATCTTGACATGCATAAGTTTGTAGCCGGGCCATGCATGATTGTTGGTTAAGACGGCTGGAAAAAATAATGTAGCCACCGTGTGATCACCAAGGGAGCCTGTTGGCAATAAGCCATGCTCGTGGGCGGTGGCGACCGGTGTGAGCGCTTCCAGATCGAGTC
It includes:
- the LOC123172780 gene encoding rRNA-processing protein UTP23 homolog, translating into MAKLKNVYQNCAHCCEHDKVVSAVDCILSLVGDKNPENYFVATQDSGLRAKLREVPCVPVIYGLKNSLFIEQPSMQQRKFAQLDGEKRIHMEKSEFKKLLKASSEGKASVDGSTHGVAEKSKFKRNRAKGPNPLSCKKKKPKPQPSAAQNQGPKADGEAKRKRDRKRKRNGKDRTQAETVS